A region from the Sphaerodactylus townsendi isolate TG3544 linkage group LG01, MPM_Stown_v2.3, whole genome shotgun sequence genome encodes:
- the ATF3 gene encoding cyclic AMP-dependent transcription factor ATF-3 isoform X2 translates to MMLQHPGQISASEGAPGEDERKRRRRERNKIAAAKCRNKKKEKTECLQKESEKLETINAELKAQIEELKNEKQHLIYMLNLHRPTCIVRAQNGRTPEDERNLFIQQIKEGTLQG, encoded by the exons ATGATGCTCCAACACCCAGGTCAGATATCTGCTTCAGAG GGTGCACCTGGGGAAGATGAAAGGAAAAGACGACGAAGGGAAAGAAACAAGATTGCTGCAGCAAAATGTcgaaataaaaagaaggaaaaaacggAATGTCTGCAGAAA GAATCTGAAAAATTGGAAACCATCAATGCAGAACTGAAAGCTCAGATAGAGGAGCTGAAGAACGAGAAGCAGCACTTGATCTACATGCTCAACCTGCACAGGCCCACTTGCATTGTCCGAGCTCAGAATGGGAGGACACCAGAGGATGAAAGAAACCTCTTCATTCAACAAATCAAAGAAGGAACCTTACAAGGCTAA
- the ATF3 gene encoding cyclic AMP-dependent transcription factor ATF-3 isoform X1 — translation MMLQHPGQISASEVSASAIVPCLSPVVSLEFEDFPNLNPLVKEELRCAIQNKRLSHRMPSTLDTVIVSDRPGELSFFKAEGAPGEDERKRRRRERNKIAAAKCRNKKKEKTECLQKESEKLETINAELKAQIEELKNEKQHLIYMLNLHRPTCIVRAQNGRTPEDERNLFIQQIKEGTLQG, via the exons ATGATGCTCCAACACCCAGGTCAGATATCTGCTTCAGAGGTTAGTGCATCTGCAATCGTTCCATGCCTGTCTCCTGTAGTATCTCTGGAATTTGAAGACTTTCCAAATCTAAACCCCTTGGTGAAAGAAGAATTAAGATGTGCTATCCAGAATAAGCGTCTGTCTCACAGGATGCCCTCTACACTGGACACAGTTATTGTTTCTGATAGACCGGGTGAACTGTCTTTCTTTAAAGCAGAG GGTGCACCTGGGGAAGATGAAAGGAAAAGACGACGAAGGGAAAGAAACAAGATTGCTGCAGCAAAATGTcgaaataaaaagaaggaaaaaacggAATGTCTGCAGAAA GAATCTGAAAAATTGGAAACCATCAATGCAGAACTGAAAGCTCAGATAGAGGAGCTGAAGAACGAGAAGCAGCACTTGATCTACATGCTCAACCTGCACAGGCCCACTTGCATTGTCCGAGCTCAGAATGGGAGGACACCAGAGGATGAAAGAAACCTCTTCATTCAACAAATCAAAGAAGGAACCTTACAAGGCTAA